One genomic segment of Vulcanisaeta thermophila includes these proteins:
- a CDS encoding proteasome subunit beta has protein sequence MFTDRYNPARLTTGTTTVGIVTKEGVVLATDRRVTAGYYIAHRKRGVKIWKIDNHVAATMSGGVADLQKVLDALTAVALEHKIETGRPISIRALANYASLVVFSSRPFIYLVHMIFGGWDPDEGPVIYMLDFFGTLTRESEFMATGSGSPTAFGVLEDGYRRDMSIEEAVKLAIRAVRSAIYHDPGSGEGIDVVTITKEGYKEIDAEPYLKELLKSS, from the coding sequence ATGTTTACAGATAGGTACAACCCAGCGAGGTTGACCACGGGAACCACGACAGTGGGTATTGTGACGAAGGAGGGCGTTGTCCTGGCCACGGATAGGAGGGTAACCGCAGGCTACTACATAGCCCATAGGAAGAGGGGCGTGAAGATTTGGAAGATTGATAACCACGTGGCAGCCACAATGAGCGGTGGCGTGGCGGATCTTCAGAAAGTGCTGGATGCATTAACCGCGGTGGCCCTTGAGCATAAGATAGAGACGGGAAGGCCCATATCAATAAGGGCCCTGGCCAACTACGCATCTCTCGTGGTATTCTCCAGCAGGCCCTTCATATACCTGGTCCACATGATATTCGGCGGTTGGGACCCGGACGAGGGGCCCGTGATCTACATGCTGGACTTCTTCGGTACCCTAACCAGGGAGAGCGAGTTCATGGCCACGGGCTCGGGGTCACCCACGGCATTCGGAGTACTTGAGGATGGGTATAGGAGGGACATGAGCATTGAGGAAGCGGTTAAACTGGCCATTAGGGCGGTCAGGTCAGCCATATACCACGACCCAGGCTCCGGCGAGGGTATTGATGTGGTTACGATAACTAAGGAGGGTTATAAAGAGATTGATGCGGAGCCATACCTAAAGGAATTACTCAAGTCCTCCTAA